The proteins below come from a single Ochotona princeps isolate mOchPri1 chromosome 6, mOchPri1.hap1, whole genome shotgun sequence genomic window:
- the LACTB gene encoding serine beta-lactamase-like protein LACTB, mitochondrial isoform X1, whose product MGKEAGRRRARAPRHWLSTAGLRVSPPRPRRRPLGLRELRRRPLLLPDAMYRLLSAATLGGRAWSSGRRQAHRRAGLPPLGPGWAGGLGLGLGLALGAKLAGGLRGAGPAQPPEAPDPDASPQADAPQEHPLALWAPQTPAPTPPRCFARAIESSRDLLHRIKDEVGAPGIVIGVSVDGKEVWSEGLGYADVENRVPCKPETVMRIASISKSLTMVALAKLWEAGKLDLDIPVQHYVPEFPEKEYEGEKVSVTTRLLISHLSGIRHYEKDMKKVKEEKAYKALKMIKETVISDHERELKEKGDKNNEKNYFAKPKTEQDPEAKSRNSKPGKKKNDFEQGELYLKEKFENSIESLRLFKNDPLFFKPGSQFLYSTFGYTLLAAIVERASGYKYLDYMQKIFQDLDMLATVQEENEPVIYNRARFYVYNKKKRLVNTPYVDNSYKWAGGGFLSTVGDLLKFGNAMLYGYQVGQFKNSQENLLPGYLKPETMVMMWTPVPNTEMSWDREGKYAMAWGVVEKKQTYGSCRKQRHYASHTGGAVGASSVLLVLPEELDAEAMAGKVPPRGVVVSIICNMQSVGLNSTALKIALEFDKDRSD is encoded by the exons ATGGGAAAGGAGGCGGGCAGAAGGCGGGCCAGGGCTCCGCGCCATTGGCTGTCGACGGCGGGCCTGCGCGTGTCCCCGCCCCGCCCGCGGCGCCGCCCGCTCGGCCTGCGCGAGCTGCGGAGGCGGCCGCTGCTGCTCCCCGACGCCATGTACCGGCTCCTGTCAGCCGCGACCCTCGGCGGCCGAGCCTGGAGCTCCGGGCGGCGGCAGGCCCACCGGCGGGCCGGGCTGCCCCCGCTGGGCCCCGGCTGGGCCGgcggcctggggctggggctcgGGCTGGCGCTCGGGGCGAAGCTGGCGGGCGGGCTGAGGGGCGCGGGCCCCGCGCAGCCCCCCGAGGCCCCGGACCCCGACGCGTCGCCTCAGGCCGACGCCCCGCAGGAGCATCCCCTCGCCCTCTGGGCTCCGCAGACCCCGGCGCCGACCCCTCCCCGTTGCTTCGCCAGAGCCATTGAGAGCAGCCGGGATCTGCTGCACAGGATCAAG GATGAGGTGGGCGCACCGGGCATAGTGATTGGAGTTTCGGTAGATGGAAAAGAAGTCTGGTCAGAAG GTTTAGGTTATGCCGATGTTGAGAACCGTGTGCCATGCAAGCCAGAGACAGTCATGAGAATCGCCAGCATCAGCAAAAGCCTCACCATGGTAGCTCTTGCCAAACTCTGGGAAGCCGGGAAACTGGATCTTGATATTCCAGTGCAACATTATGTTCCCGAATTCCCCGAGAAAGAATATGAAGGTGAAAAG GTTTCTGTCACAACAAGATTACTGATTTCCCATTTAAGTGGAATTCGTCATTATGAAAAGGACATGAAAAAGGTGAAAGAAGAGAAAGCTTACAAAGCCTTGAAGATGATCAAGGAAACAGTCATCTCTGACCACGAAagagaactgaaagaaaaaggagacaaaaataatgaaaaaaattattttgcaaagCCTAAAACAGAGCAAGATCCTGAAGCCAAAAGCCGGAATTCAAAACCTggcaaaaaaaagaatgattttgaaCAAGGCGaattatatttgaaagaaaaatttgaaaattctatTGAATCcctaagattatttaaaaatgatcCTTTGTTCTTTAAACCTG GTAGTCAGTTTTTATATTCAACTTTTGGCTATACACTGCTGGCAGCCATAGTAGAAAGAGCTTCAGGATACAAATATTTAGACTATATGCAGAAAATATTCCAAGACTTGGATATGCTGGCGACTGTGCAGGAAGAAAACGAGCCAGTGATTTACAACAGAGCAAG attttatgtttacaataaaaagaaacgTCTTGTCAACACACCGTACGTGGATAACTCCTACAAGTGGGCTGGTGGTGGATTTTTGTCAACAGTAGGTGACCTTCTGAAGTTTGGGAATGCGATGCTCTATGGCTACCAAGTCGGGCAGTTTAAGAATTCACAGGAAAACCTTCTACCTGGATATCTCAAACCGGAAACTATGGTCATGATGTGGACGCCAGTCCCTAACACTGAAATGTCCTGGGACAGAGAGGGTAAATATGCCATGGCGTGGGGTGTTGTGGAAAAGAAGCAGACATATGGTTCTTGTAGGAAGCAGCGGCACTATGCCTCACATACAGGGGGCGCTGTGGGGGCCAGCAGTGTCCTGCTGGTGCTCCCTGAAGAGCTGGATGCAGAGGCAATGGCCGGCAAGGTGCCCCCCAGGGGAGTAGTTGTCTCCATCATATGTAACATGCAGTCCGTTGGTCTCAACAGTACTGCTTTAAAGATTGCCCTGGAATTTGATAAAGACCGATCAGACTGA
- the LOC101525235 gene encoding small ribosomal subunit protein eS27-like, producing the protein MPLARDLLHPSLEEEKKKHKKKRLVQSPNSYFMDVKCPGCYKITTVFSHAQTVVLCVGCSTVLCQPTGGKARLTEGCSFRRKQH; encoded by the exons ATGCCT CTGGCCAGAGATTTACTACACCCCTCcttggaggaggaaaagaagaagcaTAAAAAGAAACGGCTGGTTCAGAGTCCAAACTCTTACTTTATGGATGTAAAATgtccag GTTGCTACAAGATCACCACGGTGTTCAGCCATGCCCAGACGGTGGTTCTCTGTGTGGGCTGCTCCACTGTGCTGTGCCAGCCCACGGGAGGGAAGGCCCGGCTCACAGAAG GCTGTTCCTTTAGAAGAAAGCAGCACTAG
- the LACTB gene encoding serine beta-lactamase-like protein LACTB, mitochondrial isoform X4, which yields MGKEAGRRRARAPRHWLSTAGLRVSPPRPRRRPLGLRELRRRPLLLPDAMYRLLSAATLGGRAWSSGRRQAHRRAGLPPLGPGWAGGLGLGLGLALGAKLAGGLRGAGPAQPPEAPDPDASPQADAPQEHPLALWAPQTPAPTPPRCFARAIESSRDLLHRIKDEVGAPGIVIGVSVDGKEVWSEGLGYADVENRVPCKPETVMRIASISKSLTMVALAKLWEAGKLDLDIPVQHYVPEFPEKEYEGEKVSVTTRLLISHLSGIRHYEKDMKKVKEEKAYKALKMIKETVISDHERELKEKGDKNNEKNYFAKPKTEQDPEAKSRNSKPGKKKNDFEQGELYLKEKFENSIESLRLFKNDPLFFKPGSQFLYSTFGYTLLAAIVERASGYKYLDYMQKIFQDLDMLATVQEENEPVIYNRARFYVYNKKKRLVNTPYVDNSYKWAGGGFLSTVGDLLKFGNAMLYGYQVGQFKNSQENLLPGYLKPETMVMMWTPVPNTEMSWDREVSLSCILVKRTRRI from the exons ATGGGAAAGGAGGCGGGCAGAAGGCGGGCCAGGGCTCCGCGCCATTGGCTGTCGACGGCGGGCCTGCGCGTGTCCCCGCCCCGCCCGCGGCGCCGCCCGCTCGGCCTGCGCGAGCTGCGGAGGCGGCCGCTGCTGCTCCCCGACGCCATGTACCGGCTCCTGTCAGCCGCGACCCTCGGCGGCCGAGCCTGGAGCTCCGGGCGGCGGCAGGCCCACCGGCGGGCCGGGCTGCCCCCGCTGGGCCCCGGCTGGGCCGgcggcctggggctggggctcgGGCTGGCGCTCGGGGCGAAGCTGGCGGGCGGGCTGAGGGGCGCGGGCCCCGCGCAGCCCCCCGAGGCCCCGGACCCCGACGCGTCGCCTCAGGCCGACGCCCCGCAGGAGCATCCCCTCGCCCTCTGGGCTCCGCAGACCCCGGCGCCGACCCCTCCCCGTTGCTTCGCCAGAGCCATTGAGAGCAGCCGGGATCTGCTGCACAGGATCAAG GATGAGGTGGGCGCACCGGGCATAGTGATTGGAGTTTCGGTAGATGGAAAAGAAGTCTGGTCAGAAG GTTTAGGTTATGCCGATGTTGAGAACCGTGTGCCATGCAAGCCAGAGACAGTCATGAGAATCGCCAGCATCAGCAAAAGCCTCACCATGGTAGCTCTTGCCAAACTCTGGGAAGCCGGGAAACTGGATCTTGATATTCCAGTGCAACATTATGTTCCCGAATTCCCCGAGAAAGAATATGAAGGTGAAAAG GTTTCTGTCACAACAAGATTACTGATTTCCCATTTAAGTGGAATTCGTCATTATGAAAAGGACATGAAAAAGGTGAAAGAAGAGAAAGCTTACAAAGCCTTGAAGATGATCAAGGAAACAGTCATCTCTGACCACGAAagagaactgaaagaaaaaggagacaaaaataatgaaaaaaattattttgcaaagCCTAAAACAGAGCAAGATCCTGAAGCCAAAAGCCGGAATTCAAAACCTggcaaaaaaaagaatgattttgaaCAAGGCGaattatatttgaaagaaaaatttgaaaattctatTGAATCcctaagattatttaaaaatgatcCTTTGTTCTTTAAACCTG GTAGTCAGTTTTTATATTCAACTTTTGGCTATACACTGCTGGCAGCCATAGTAGAAAGAGCTTCAGGATACAAATATTTAGACTATATGCAGAAAATATTCCAAGACTTGGATATGCTGGCGACTGTGCAGGAAGAAAACGAGCCAGTGATTTACAACAGAGCAAG attttatgtttacaataaaaagaaacgTCTTGTCAACACACCGTACGTGGATAACTCCTACAAGTGGGCTGGTGGTGGATTTTTGTCAACAGTAGGTGACCTTCTGAAGTTTGGGAATGCGATGCTCTATGGCTACCAAGTCGGGCAGTTTAAGAATTCACAGGAAAACCTTCTACCTGGATATCTCAAACCGGAAACTATGGTCATGATGTGGACGCCAGTCCCTAACACTGAAATGTCCTGGGACAGAGAGG tttctctctcttgcaTATTGGTAAAAAGAACCAGAAGAATCTAG
- the LACTB gene encoding serine beta-lactamase-like protein LACTB, mitochondrial isoform X2: protein MGKEAGRRRARAPRHWLSTAGLRVSPPRPRRRPLGLRELRRRPLLLPDAMYRLLSAATLGGRAWSSGRRQAHRRAGLPPLGPGWAGGLGLGLGLALGAKLAGGLRGAGPAQPPEAPDPDASPQADAPQEHPLALWAPQTPAPTPPRCFARAIESSRDLLHRIKDEVGAPGIVIGVSVDGKEVWSEGLGYADVENRVPCKPETVMRIASISKSLTMVALAKLWEAGKLDLDIPVQHYVPEFPEKEYEGEKVSVTTRLLISHLSGIRHYEKDMKKVKEEKAYKALKMIKETVISDHERELKEKGDKNNEKNYFAKPKTEQDPEAKSRNSKPGKKKNDFEQGELYLKEKFENSIESLRLFKNDPLFFKPGSQFLYSTFGYTLLAAIVERASGYKYLDYMQKIFQDLDMLATVQEENEPVIYNRARFYVYNKKKRLVNTPYVDNSYKWAGGGFLSTVGDLLKFGNAMLYGYQVGQFKNSQENLLPGYLKPETMVMMWTPVPNTEMSWDREDIGIAQTSSHCVLGMPFSPNSSKIFLT, encoded by the exons ATGGGAAAGGAGGCGGGCAGAAGGCGGGCCAGGGCTCCGCGCCATTGGCTGTCGACGGCGGGCCTGCGCGTGTCCCCGCCCCGCCCGCGGCGCCGCCCGCTCGGCCTGCGCGAGCTGCGGAGGCGGCCGCTGCTGCTCCCCGACGCCATGTACCGGCTCCTGTCAGCCGCGACCCTCGGCGGCCGAGCCTGGAGCTCCGGGCGGCGGCAGGCCCACCGGCGGGCCGGGCTGCCCCCGCTGGGCCCCGGCTGGGCCGgcggcctggggctggggctcgGGCTGGCGCTCGGGGCGAAGCTGGCGGGCGGGCTGAGGGGCGCGGGCCCCGCGCAGCCCCCCGAGGCCCCGGACCCCGACGCGTCGCCTCAGGCCGACGCCCCGCAGGAGCATCCCCTCGCCCTCTGGGCTCCGCAGACCCCGGCGCCGACCCCTCCCCGTTGCTTCGCCAGAGCCATTGAGAGCAGCCGGGATCTGCTGCACAGGATCAAG GATGAGGTGGGCGCACCGGGCATAGTGATTGGAGTTTCGGTAGATGGAAAAGAAGTCTGGTCAGAAG GTTTAGGTTATGCCGATGTTGAGAACCGTGTGCCATGCAAGCCAGAGACAGTCATGAGAATCGCCAGCATCAGCAAAAGCCTCACCATGGTAGCTCTTGCCAAACTCTGGGAAGCCGGGAAACTGGATCTTGATATTCCAGTGCAACATTATGTTCCCGAATTCCCCGAGAAAGAATATGAAGGTGAAAAG GTTTCTGTCACAACAAGATTACTGATTTCCCATTTAAGTGGAATTCGTCATTATGAAAAGGACATGAAAAAGGTGAAAGAAGAGAAAGCTTACAAAGCCTTGAAGATGATCAAGGAAACAGTCATCTCTGACCACGAAagagaactgaaagaaaaaggagacaaaaataatgaaaaaaattattttgcaaagCCTAAAACAGAGCAAGATCCTGAAGCCAAAAGCCGGAATTCAAAACCTggcaaaaaaaagaatgattttgaaCAAGGCGaattatatttgaaagaaaaatttgaaaattctatTGAATCcctaagattatttaaaaatgatcCTTTGTTCTTTAAACCTG GTAGTCAGTTTTTATATTCAACTTTTGGCTATACACTGCTGGCAGCCATAGTAGAAAGAGCTTCAGGATACAAATATTTAGACTATATGCAGAAAATATTCCAAGACTTGGATATGCTGGCGACTGTGCAGGAAGAAAACGAGCCAGTGATTTACAACAGAGCAAG attttatgtttacaataaaaagaaacgTCTTGTCAACACACCGTACGTGGATAACTCCTACAAGTGGGCTGGTGGTGGATTTTTGTCAACAGTAGGTGACCTTCTGAAGTTTGGGAATGCGATGCTCTATGGCTACCAAGTCGGGCAGTTTAAGAATTCACAGGAAAACCTTCTACCTGGATATCTCAAACCGGAAACTATGGTCATGATGTGGACGCCAGTCCCTAACACTGAAATGTCCTGGGACAGAGAGG ACATTGGTATTGCTCAAACTTCCAGCCACTGTGTATTAGGAATGCCCTTTTCTCCAAACTCCAGTAAGATTTTTCTTACTTAA
- the LACTB gene encoding serine beta-lactamase-like protein LACTB, mitochondrial isoform X3: MGKEAGRRRARAPRHWLSTAGLRVSPPRPRRRPLGLRELRRRPLLLPDAMYRLLSAATLGGRAWSSGRRQAHRRAGLPPLGPGWAGGLGLGLGLALGAKLAGGLRGAGPAQPPEAPDPDASPQADAPQEHPLALWAPQTPAPTPPRCFARAIESSRDLLHRIKDEVGAPGIVIGVSVDGKEVWSEGLGYADVENRVPCKPETVMRIASISKSLTMVALAKLWEAGKLDLDIPVQHYVPEFPEKEYEGEKVSVTTRLLISHLSGIRHYEKDMKKVKEEKAYKALKMIKETVISDHERELKEKGDKNNEKNYFAKPKTEQDPEAKSRNSKPGKKKNDFEQGELYLKEKFENSIESLRLFKNDPLFFKPGSQFLYSTFGYTLLAAIVERASGYKYLDYMQKIFQDLDMLATVQEENEPVIYNRARFYVYNKKKRLVNTPYVDNSYKWAGGGFLSTVGDLLKFGNAMLYGYQVGQFKNSQENLLPGYLKPETMVMMWTPVPNTEMSWDREDNNHNQKTLPSMSRLNLEFC, from the exons ATGGGAAAGGAGGCGGGCAGAAGGCGGGCCAGGGCTCCGCGCCATTGGCTGTCGACGGCGGGCCTGCGCGTGTCCCCGCCCCGCCCGCGGCGCCGCCCGCTCGGCCTGCGCGAGCTGCGGAGGCGGCCGCTGCTGCTCCCCGACGCCATGTACCGGCTCCTGTCAGCCGCGACCCTCGGCGGCCGAGCCTGGAGCTCCGGGCGGCGGCAGGCCCACCGGCGGGCCGGGCTGCCCCCGCTGGGCCCCGGCTGGGCCGgcggcctggggctggggctcgGGCTGGCGCTCGGGGCGAAGCTGGCGGGCGGGCTGAGGGGCGCGGGCCCCGCGCAGCCCCCCGAGGCCCCGGACCCCGACGCGTCGCCTCAGGCCGACGCCCCGCAGGAGCATCCCCTCGCCCTCTGGGCTCCGCAGACCCCGGCGCCGACCCCTCCCCGTTGCTTCGCCAGAGCCATTGAGAGCAGCCGGGATCTGCTGCACAGGATCAAG GATGAGGTGGGCGCACCGGGCATAGTGATTGGAGTTTCGGTAGATGGAAAAGAAGTCTGGTCAGAAG GTTTAGGTTATGCCGATGTTGAGAACCGTGTGCCATGCAAGCCAGAGACAGTCATGAGAATCGCCAGCATCAGCAAAAGCCTCACCATGGTAGCTCTTGCCAAACTCTGGGAAGCCGGGAAACTGGATCTTGATATTCCAGTGCAACATTATGTTCCCGAATTCCCCGAGAAAGAATATGAAGGTGAAAAG GTTTCTGTCACAACAAGATTACTGATTTCCCATTTAAGTGGAATTCGTCATTATGAAAAGGACATGAAAAAGGTGAAAGAAGAGAAAGCTTACAAAGCCTTGAAGATGATCAAGGAAACAGTCATCTCTGACCACGAAagagaactgaaagaaaaaggagacaaaaataatgaaaaaaattattttgcaaagCCTAAAACAGAGCAAGATCCTGAAGCCAAAAGCCGGAATTCAAAACCTggcaaaaaaaagaatgattttgaaCAAGGCGaattatatttgaaagaaaaatttgaaaattctatTGAATCcctaagattatttaaaaatgatcCTTTGTTCTTTAAACCTG GTAGTCAGTTTTTATATTCAACTTTTGGCTATACACTGCTGGCAGCCATAGTAGAAAGAGCTTCAGGATACAAATATTTAGACTATATGCAGAAAATATTCCAAGACTTGGATATGCTGGCGACTGTGCAGGAAGAAAACGAGCCAGTGATTTACAACAGAGCAAG attttatgtttacaataaaaagaaacgTCTTGTCAACACACCGTACGTGGATAACTCCTACAAGTGGGCTGGTGGTGGATTTTTGTCAACAGTAGGTGACCTTCTGAAGTTTGGGAATGCGATGCTCTATGGCTACCAAGTCGGGCAGTTTAAGAATTCACAGGAAAACCTTCTACCTGGATATCTCAAACCGGAAACTATGGTCATGATGTGGACGCCAGTCCCTAACACTGAAATGTCCTGGGACAGAGAGG ACAATAACCACAACCAAAAAACCCTTCCAAGTATGTCTCGCCTTAACTTGGAATTCTGCTAA